A part of Larimichthys crocea isolate SSNF unplaced genomic scaffold, L_crocea_2.0 scaffold75609, whole genome shotgun sequence genomic DNA contains:
- the LOC113745438 gene encoding golgin subfamily A member 6-like protein 7 yields MTESLAKAEDKVQTQLVMLTTQEQESTHQKELLQQQLSASEEELRKKKEEIQAKEEQITLLKTGSAKQSEILHQDIQDLKKQVECLSSSLRNAEDTLQFKENLFAEQQLQSTQDKEALQMQMVASQDEVKRLNAEIDTKEEQLILLKTETSTHSESLQQEIESLNKQIKNMSIFLELAKEQVQAKEDLMAKQEQERTLQIEELRKHSAVLEEDISRLKEEIQTKEGKVNLLKA; encoded by the coding sequence ATGACTGAATCACTTGCAAAGGCTGAGGACAAGGTTCAGACTCAGCTGGTTATGCTCACCACACAGGAGCAGGAGAGCACTCACCAAAAGGAGCTGCTCCAGCAACAACTGTCAGCTTCTGAGGAAGAGctaaggaagaagaaagaggagatcCAAGCCAAAGAGGAACAGATTACACTGCTAAAGACTGGCAGTGCAAAGCAGTCAGAAATACTACATCAAGACATCCaagatttaaagaaacaagTTGAGTGTCTTAGTTCCTCGCTGAGAAATGCTGAGGACACTTTGCAATTCAAGGAAAACCTGTTTGctgaacagcagctacagagcaCCCAGGACAAGGAAGCACTCCAGATGCAGATGGTAGCATCTCAAGATGAGGTGAAGAGGCTAAATGCAGAGATTGACACAAAGGAGGAGCAGTTAATTCTGTTAAAGACTGAGACTTCTACACACTCTGAATCGCTACAACAGGAGATCGAAAGTCtgaataaacagattaaaaatatgAGCATTTTTCTTGAACTTGCCAAAGAACAGGTTCAAGCCAAAGAAGATTTGATGGCcaagcaggagcaggagagaaCTCTGCAGATTGAGGAACTTAGAAAGCACAGTGCAGTTCTTGAGGAGGACATCAGTCG